From Bacillota bacterium, one genomic window encodes:
- the fliR gene encoding flagellar biosynthetic protein FliR produces MGVVDSAITSVQTYLLVLARIGGVFGLAPVFGSHNVPLQVKAGLSAVLGLVVTPLVQTPPSGYPTDIVAYAICVGREVLVGAIIGYVASLFMVAVQLAGQLVDIQIGFGLVNVVDPVANRQVTVMGQFQYLLAMLLFLVFNGHHAVLAGLVESYAVAPVSGFSLTARLEAGVVRMFCDTLVVAFKIAAPVTCTLLLTDVVMAVLARTVPQMNIFIVGLPLKIGVGLLTVVVALPLFVMVLRGAFSGLQRDILALFGGAR; encoded by the coding sequence GTGGGGGTCGTTGATTCCGCCATCACTAGTGTGCAAACGTACCTTCTGGTTCTGGCGCGGATAGGCGGGGTCTTTGGGCTAGCGCCGGTCTTCGGGAGCCACAACGTGCCGCTGCAAGTAAAAGCGGGCTTGTCCGCCGTGCTCGGCCTGGTCGTGACTCCCTTAGTACAGACGCCTCCGTCAGGCTATCCAACGGATATCGTTGCGTACGCCATATGTGTGGGGCGAGAGGTCCTCGTGGGCGCGATCATCGGCTACGTGGCTTCGCTCTTCATGGTGGCGGTTCAACTCGCTGGCCAGCTCGTGGACATCCAGATCGGGTTCGGTCTCGTGAACGTGGTGGACCCCGTGGCGAACAGGCAAGTCACGGTCATGGGCCAGTTTCAGTACCTTCTGGCAATGCTGCTCTTTCTCGTGTTCAACGGCCACCACGCGGTCCTCGCCGGGCTCGTCGAGAGCTACGCGGTCGCGCCCGTGTCGGGCTTCTCCCTCACCGCGAGGCTGGAAGCTGGCGTGGTCAGGATGTTCTGTGACACTCTCGTGGTGGCGTTCAAGATAGCCGCGCCGGTCACGTGTACACTGCTTTTGACCGACGTAGTCATGGCGGTGCTCGCCAGGACGGTGCCGCAGATGAACATCTTCATCGTGGGCCTTCCGCTGAAGATAGGGGTGGGACTCCTCACCGTGGTGGTGGCTTTGCCACTATTCGTCATGGTCCTTAGGGGCGCGTTCAGTGGACTGCAGCGAGATATCCTTGCCCTGTTCGGAGGTGCAAGATAG
- the flhA gene encoding flagellar biosynthesis protein FlhA produces MAVGRVQGVTMDRLSRHSDVLVAVAVVVILVMMIVPVPTFILDVLLTFNITLSLVVLLLTMYTRDALEFSSFPSLLLVATLFRLALNVSSTRLILLHGYAGRVIEAFGNFVVGGNYVVGMVVFIILVVIQFVVITNGAGRVAEVAARFTLDAMPGKQMSIDADLNAGLIDEQTARARRRAIELEADFYGAMDGASKFVRGDAVAGIIITLVNILGGVVIGMIQLRMPAMQALQTFALLTVGDGLVSQIPALLISTATGIIVTRAAAQSNFGQEVTTQLLAQPRAVAVAAGMLVLFGMVPGLPKAPFFLLAAAAGALSYAMAGAERARAKGEEEAEKAPPAPKQPENVMSLLAVDPLELEIGYGLVSLADENQGGNLLERVTMVRRQVAVDLGLVLPHIRIRDNIQLRPSGYAIKIRGVEVARGEVMLGYCLAMNPGIVVEPVPGIETIEPAFGLSALWVPEQDRERAEMAGYTVVDPTSVIVTHLTEVIRRHAAEILSRQDTANLIENVRKTEPAVVEELIPGLMTVGEVQKVLQNLLREGVPIRNVATILEALGDHARETRDTEVLTEYARAALARMICRQYRNVDGELVVATIDPEIEEEITRSVESRGAVESPALEPRLVHAVVRAVSRAVERMAQEGYQPILITKPGVRPYLRRMVERVLPDVVVLSYNEITRDQKVRSVGTVSLNEN; encoded by the coding sequence ATGGCGGTAGGACGAGTTCAGGGCGTGACAATGGACAGGCTGTCGAGGCACAGCGATGTGTTGGTGGCCGTGGCGGTGGTCGTCATCCTCGTGATGATGATAGTGCCCGTGCCCACGTTCATCCTCGACGTGCTCCTGACCTTCAACATCACGCTCTCTCTCGTGGTGCTCCTGCTGACCATGTACACCCGCGACGCCTTGGAGTTCTCGTCGTTTCCTTCACTGCTCCTGGTGGCCACGTTGTTCCGGCTTGCCCTCAACGTATCGTCGACGCGGTTGATTCTGTTGCACGGCTATGCGGGCAGGGTCATCGAGGCGTTCGGCAACTTCGTCGTAGGCGGCAATTACGTGGTGGGCATGGTAGTCTTCATCATCCTGGTGGTCATCCAGTTCGTGGTGATCACGAACGGCGCGGGCCGCGTGGCCGAGGTGGCGGCGAGGTTCACTCTCGACGCGATGCCGGGCAAGCAGATGTCCATCGACGCCGACCTCAACGCCGGCCTCATCGACGAGCAGACTGCCAGGGCCAGAAGGCGGGCGATAGAGCTCGAGGCGGACTTCTACGGCGCCATGGACGGCGCCAGCAAGTTCGTGCGCGGCGATGCCGTAGCCGGCATCATCATCACCCTTGTGAACATCTTGGGCGGCGTGGTCATCGGCATGATTCAGCTGCGGATGCCGGCCATGCAGGCTCTTCAGACGTTCGCGCTCCTGACGGTGGGGGACGGTCTGGTATCGCAGATACCCGCCCTTCTGATCTCCACTGCGACGGGCATCATCGTCACCCGGGCCGCAGCGCAGTCGAATTTCGGCCAGGAGGTCACGACACAGCTGCTCGCCCAACCCAGAGCGGTGGCCGTTGCCGCGGGAATGCTCGTGCTCTTCGGCATGGTGCCGGGCCTCCCGAAAGCGCCCTTTTTCTTGCTAGCGGCTGCGGCAGGCGCGCTTTCGTACGCCATGGCCGGCGCGGAGCGGGCCAGGGCGAAGGGCGAGGAAGAGGCCGAGAAAGCGCCGCCAGCGCCAAAGCAGCCCGAGAACGTAATGTCTCTCCTGGCGGTGGATCCCCTCGAGCTCGAGATAGGGTACGGCCTCGTTTCCCTTGCCGACGAGAACCAGGGTGGAAACCTGCTGGAACGGGTTACCATGGTGAGGCGCCAGGTCGCAGTGGATCTAGGGCTCGTGCTCCCTCACATCCGGATCAGAGACAACATACAGCTCCGGCCGTCCGGGTACGCCATCAAGATCCGCGGCGTCGAAGTCGCGCGGGGAGAGGTCATGTTGGGGTACTGTCTCGCGATGAACCCCGGCATCGTCGTGGAACCCGTCCCCGGCATCGAGACCATCGAGCCCGCGTTCGGGCTCTCCGCTCTCTGGGTGCCTGAACAGGACCGGGAGAGGGCGGAGATGGCAGGCTACACCGTGGTCGATCCAACGTCAGTGATAGTGACGCACCTCACCGAGGTCATCCGCCGTCATGCGGCGGAGATACTTAGCAGGCAGGACACGGCGAACTTGATCGAAAACGTGAGAAAGACGGAGCCTGCCGTTGTGGAGGAGCTCATCCCCGGTCTGATGACGGTGGGGGAGGTCCAGAAGGTGCTGCAGAACCTCCTGAGGGAGGGGGTGCCGATCCGAAACGTGGCGACGATTCTCGAGGCCCTTGGCGACCACGCGCGGGAGACGCGGGACACGGAAGTCCTCACCGAATACGCCAGAGCGGCCCTCGCCCGCATGATATGCAGGCAGTATCGCAACGTCGACGGAGAGCTCGTGGTGGCGACGATCGACCCGGAAATCGAGGAGGAGATAACGAGGTCCGTCGAAAGTCGCGGCGCGGTCGAGTCACCTGCGCTCGAACCAAGGCTGGTGCATGCTGTGGTGCGCGCAGTGTCCCGAGCGGTGGAGAGAATGGCACAGGAAGGTTACCAGCCAATCCTGATCACGAAACCTGGTGTGCGGCCGTATCTAAGGAGAATGGTGGAAAGGGTGCTGCCGGACGTCGTCGTTCTATCGTACAACGAGATCACCAGGGACCAAAAGGTTAGGTCTGTCGGGACGGTGAGCCTGAATGAGAATTAA
- the flhB gene encoding flagellar biosynthesis protein FlhB, giving the protein MPRDDRTEAATPRRRQEARRRGQVARSVEVNSAAILLATLGVLGASGGFIYSGLGAFMRHLLDDALTHPDLSPEGLYALAMDALIAVGKAAGPAMAAGLVAGLATNLAQVGLVVSLEPIAPKLSRIDPAAGLSRLFSGRALAELMKSCAKVLIVGYYGYVTLRQDYPALVATGVMEPGQILATVGNLGLRLGFRVGIALAVLAAMDYAYQRWEFEKSIRMTKQEVKEELRQTEGDPMLRARIRARQRQIAMHRMMQEVPKADVVVTNPVHLAVALKYDPGTMKAPKVVAKGARLLAQRIRDLAAANGVPIVENKPLAQALYKAVEIGREIPAHLYKAVAEILAYVYYLDKRAGRTGRWR; this is encoded by the coding sequence GTGCCACGTGACGACCGCACAGAGGCCGCGACGCCAAGACGGCGTCAGGAGGCGCGAAGACGAGGCCAGGTGGCGAGAAGCGTCGAGGTAAACTCCGCAGCGATCCTCCTCGCGACGCTCGGAGTGCTCGGCGCGTCTGGAGGGTTCATCTATTCGGGGCTCGGGGCCTTCATGAGGCATCTTTTGGACGACGCCCTGACGCACCCGGATCTCTCGCCCGAAGGCCTGTACGCCCTCGCTATGGACGCCCTCATCGCAGTGGGGAAGGCCGCGGGGCCTGCCATGGCTGCCGGGCTTGTGGCGGGGCTAGCGACGAACCTTGCCCAAGTCGGGTTGGTCGTGTCCCTGGAACCGATCGCCCCAAAGCTCTCGAGGATAGATCCCGCTGCCGGACTGTCCAGGCTCTTTTCGGGGAGGGCCCTCGCGGAACTGATGAAGTCGTGCGCCAAGGTGCTCATAGTAGGGTACTACGGTTACGTGACCCTTCGACAGGACTATCCGGCGCTCGTCGCTACAGGCGTCATGGAACCCGGGCAGATCCTCGCGACCGTGGGGAACCTGGGGTTGCGGCTCGGCTTTCGCGTGGGCATCGCCCTCGCGGTGCTGGCTGCGATGGACTATGCGTATCAAAGGTGGGAGTTCGAGAAGAGCATCAGGATGACCAAGCAAGAAGTGAAGGAGGAGCTCAGGCAAACGGAAGGAGATCCAATGCTCAGGGCGAGGATCCGCGCGCGGCAGCGTCAGATCGCGATGCACAGGATGATGCAGGAGGTCCCAAAGGCGGATGTCGTGGTCACCAACCCGGTGCACCTTGCCGTGGCGCTGAAGTACGACCCAGGCACGATGAAGGCACCGAAGGTCGTGGCCAAGGGAGCGAGGCTGCTTGCCCAGAGGATAAGGGATCTCGCGGCGGCGAACGGCGTTCCGATCGTCGAGAACAAGCCTCTGGCCCAAGCCCTGTACAAGGCGGTGGAAATAGGTCGCGAGATCCCGGCGCACTTGTACAAGGCGGTCGCGGAGATCCTCGCGTACGTATACTACCTCGACAAGAGGGCAGGGCGCACCGGCCGGTGGAGGTGA